AAAATCGGTTGGGGTAATCTTTTCCGCAGTTACAAGTTCTTTTACTGATGCAATTACTACTTTCTTTACTCAAGAGCTAGTACTGTATTGTCACCAATTCCACATAACTGAACTGTCATCAAGATGGTCGGTAACAATGCGCCCGATCGCATCAATTTCTGCGAGTTCAGCGGCAGAAAGTTTAACTTCAGCGGCTAAGGCATTATCTTTTGCTTGTTCGGGATAACGCGCACCAACGATCGCATTTGCTTGAGGTTGGGCAATTAACCATGCCAAAGCCAACTGAGCAAGGCTACAATTATGAGTAAGGGCTATGGGGCGCAATTTTTCTAAGGCTTGATGGGCATTTTCAAAGTTTTCGCCTTGAAACAGCTTATTTTTAGCACGATTGTCTGTGGGATCGAATTTATGACCGAGAGCAAACTTCCCTGTCAATAATCCCTGTGCTAAAGACGAATAAGCAAGGATGGAAATATTGTTTTCGATACAGTAAGGTACAATGTCCTTCTCTACCTGCCTCCAGAATAGAGAATAGGGTGGTTGTAAACTATCAATACGTCCATAAATTGCTGCTTCTGCAAGTTGGGCGCGAGAAAAATTCGAAACACCAATTGCCCGAATTTTACCTTGTTCTTTGAGTAGATTAAGAGCGCTCATAGTCTCTTCAATAGGTACTATTTCACTGTTGAAAGCGCCGGAGGGCCAATGAATTTGGTAAAGGTCAATGTAGTCAGTTTTGAGATTTTTTAGTGAGCGATCGCAAGCTTCAATTACTTGATCATACTTAAGATGATTGGCGAAAACTTTTGTGGCATACTCCACTTGAGGGCGCACATCAGATAAAGCTTCGGCTACAATGCGCTCAGAATGTCCTTCACCATAAACTTCAGCGGTATCAATCGTTGTAATCCCAGCTTCAAATGCTGCTCTAATTGTTTTAATCGAGTCTGCATCCTCAATTCCTACCCACATTCTTTTACCAGCTTGCCAAGTTCCCATCAGAATGGGTGTAATTTGTACCTGAGAAGTACCTAACGTTCGTTTTTTCATAACTGCTCTTTAATTCGTTTCCCTGGATAGTTCTATACTTTATCGGTCTTACCGTGAAATTAAATCAGAGTTACAGTAGATGCTGATGCAATTGACTACAACTTTTCATGCTCTCAAAGAATGGGCAGTCGCTATAAATGCCTTGGAAAGCGGCAAAACAATTATGTTGCTCCGCAAAGGCGGTATTCATGAACGAAATGGACGTTTCCAAGTTGCTCATGATCAGATTTTGCTTTACCCTACTTACGAACATCAACAGCCTTTCCTGCTGAAAGCTGAGTATGCTGATCTTGTTTATCCGGTGACATCTGGCTGGCATCCAGAAACAGTTCGTATTGGTAGTTGGGCTGTAATTACCGATATTTTGCCAGTAAATAGTGAGTCTGTTGTTAACGCTTTACTCCCCTTCCATATTTGGAACGAGCATTTTATTAGCGATCGCCTCAAATGGAAAGCACGTCAGCCTTTATATATTCTCCTGCTACGAACTTACAAACTATCCCAAGCGCAAGAAATTCCCTATAGTCCAGAATATGGTGGCTGCAAGTCATGGATTGATTTAGCTCAAGATATTGATTTGCAAGGTGTAAAACCAGTTTTATCTGACATTGCATACACCCAGTTAGTAGAGACAATTCGCGAGATTGTTGGCGACAAGTTGTATGCCCCGTTCTTCTAAATCTAATACTATACGCAGATTTTGGATTTTAGGAAATTCAATAA
This region of Nostoc sp. UHCC 0302 genomic DNA includes:
- a CDS encoding DUF1802 family protein, which codes for MLMQLTTTFHALKEWAVAINALESGKTIMLLRKGGIHERNGRFQVAHDQILLYPTYEHQQPFLLKAEYADLVYPVTSGWHPETVRIGSWAVITDILPVNSESVVNALLPFHIWNEHFISDRLKWKARQPLYILLLRTYKLSQAQEIPYSPEYGGCKSWIDLAQDIDLQGVKPVLSDIAYTQLVETIREIVGDKLYAPFF
- a CDS encoding aldo/keto reductase; this translates as MKKRTLGTSQVQITPILMGTWQAGKRMWVGIEDADSIKTIRAAFEAGITTIDTAEVYGEGHSERIVAEALSDVRPQVEYATKVFANHLKYDQVIEACDRSLKNLKTDYIDLYQIHWPSGAFNSEIVPIEETMSALNLLKEQGKIRAIGVSNFSRAQLAEAAIYGRIDSLQPPYSLFWRQVEKDIVPYCIENNISILAYSSLAQGLLTGKFALGHKFDPTDNRAKNKLFQGENFENAHQALEKLRPIALTHNCSLAQLALAWLIAQPQANAIVGARYPEQAKDNALAAEVKLSAAELAEIDAIGRIVTDHLDDSSVMWNW